In the Micromonospora narathiwatensis genome, one interval contains:
- the dapD gene encoding 2,3,4,5-tetrahydropyridine-2,6-dicarboxylate N-succinyltransferase, translated as MTSDSAWGIGLATTTADDLVLDTWYPTGKLGLGELPLVPGEDQADVLDLPPGAVGGRALPGLRTVQVVTVIGSLDDPIKDAADAYLRLHLLSHRLVRPNQLNLDGIFGKLANVAWTSAGPCPPERVDELRVIERAAGRHLAVHGVDKFPRMTDYVIPSGVRIADADRVRLGAHLASGTTVMHEGFVNFNAGTLGTSMVEGRIVQGVVVGDGSDIGGGASIMGTLSGGGTERVRIGERSLIGANAGVGISLGDDCVVEAGCYLTAASKITLPDGRVVKARELSGVNGLLFWRNSVTGALEAKPRTGRGIELNAALHAND; from the coding sequence GTGACGTCCGATTCGGCCTGGGGCATCGGTCTGGCCACGACCACCGCTGACGACCTGGTGCTCGACACCTGGTACCCGACCGGCAAGCTCGGGCTCGGCGAGCTGCCGCTCGTCCCCGGAGAGGACCAGGCCGACGTACTCGACCTGCCGCCCGGCGCGGTCGGCGGACGGGCGCTGCCCGGCCTGCGTACGGTCCAGGTGGTCACCGTGATCGGCTCGCTGGACGACCCGATCAAGGACGCCGCCGACGCGTACCTCCGGTTGCACCTGCTCTCCCACCGCCTGGTCCGGCCCAACCAGCTCAACCTCGACGGCATCTTCGGCAAGCTGGCCAACGTGGCCTGGACCTCGGCCGGGCCGTGCCCGCCGGAGCGGGTGGACGAGCTGCGCGTCATCGAGCGCGCCGCCGGCCGCCACCTCGCCGTCCACGGGGTGGACAAGTTCCCCCGGATGACCGACTACGTGATCCCCTCCGGCGTACGGATCGCCGACGCGGACCGGGTCCGGCTCGGCGCCCATCTGGCCTCCGGCACCACCGTGATGCACGAGGGCTTCGTCAACTTCAACGCCGGCACGCTGGGCACCTCAATGGTCGAGGGCCGGATCGTGCAGGGCGTGGTGGTCGGCGACGGCTCCGACATCGGCGGCGGCGCCTCGATCATGGGCACCCTCTCCGGCGGCGGCACCGAGCGGGTCCGCATCGGCGAGCGGAGCCTGATCGGCGCGAACGCCGGCGTGGGCATCTCGCTCGGCGACGACTGCGTGGTGGAGGCCGGCTGCTACCTCACCGCCGCCTCGAAGATCACCCTGCCGGACGGCCGGGTGGTCAAGGCCCGCGAGCTCTCCGGCGTGAACGGGCTGCTCTTCTGGCGCAACTCGGTCACCGGTGCGCTGGAGGCGAAGCCGCGGACCGGCCGGGGCATCGAGCTGAACGCGGCCCTGCACGCCAACGACTGA
- the dapE gene encoding succinyl-diaminopimelate desuccinylase, with protein sequence MQNPLTPEVLADPVALTRALVDIESVSRNEKAIADCVEEVLRGVPHLTTYRHGNTVMARTDLGRSQRVVLAGHLDTVPLNNNFPSTMRGDLMYGCGTSDMKSGVAFALHLAVTLPDPRYDVTYFFYEAEEIESQYNGLTLVSEAHPEWLQADFAVLLEPTYGIVEAGCQGTMRAIVSTTGVRAHSARSWRGVNAIHAAGEVLRRLTAYEARRVTIDGCDYREGMNAVRIHGGVAGNVVPDRCEIEVNYRFAPDRTPEQAEAHLREVFAGFELAVTDLAAGALPGLTAAPAREFLAAVGAAPIGKLGWTDVARFAALGIPALNFGPGDPNLAHHPDEHVELTKIRDGAATLHRWLAPA encoded by the coding sequence ATGCAGAACCCGCTGACCCCCGAGGTCCTGGCTGATCCGGTGGCGCTCACCCGCGCCCTGGTCGACATAGAGTCCGTCTCCCGCAACGAGAAGGCGATCGCCGACTGTGTCGAGGAGGTGCTGCGGGGCGTACCGCACCTGACCACGTACCGGCACGGGAACACGGTGATGGCCCGCACCGACCTCGGCCGGTCGCAGCGGGTGGTGCTCGCCGGCCACCTGGACACCGTCCCGCTCAACAACAACTTCCCGTCGACCATGCGCGGCGACCTGATGTACGGCTGCGGCACCTCCGACATGAAATCCGGGGTGGCCTTCGCGCTGCACCTGGCGGTGACCCTGCCTGACCCGCGCTACGACGTCACGTACTTCTTCTACGAGGCCGAGGAGATCGAGTCGCAGTACAACGGCCTGACGCTCGTCTCCGAGGCCCACCCGGAGTGGCTCCAGGCCGACTTCGCCGTGCTGCTGGAACCGACCTACGGGATCGTCGAGGCCGGCTGCCAGGGCACCATGCGGGCGATCGTGTCGACCACCGGCGTACGGGCCCACTCGGCGCGCTCCTGGCGTGGTGTGAACGCCATCCACGCGGCCGGGGAGGTGCTGCGGCGGCTGACGGCGTACGAGGCGCGGCGGGTCACCATCGACGGCTGCGACTACCGGGAAGGCATGAACGCGGTCCGCATCCACGGCGGGGTCGCCGGCAACGTGGTGCCGGACCGGTGCGAGATCGAGGTCAACTACCGGTTCGCCCCGGACCGTACGCCGGAGCAGGCCGAGGCGCACCTGCGGGAGGTCTTCGCCGGCTTCGAGTTGGCCGTGACCGACCTGGCGGCCGGCGCGCTGCCCGGGTTGACGGCCGCGCCGGCGCGGGAGTTCCTGGCCGCGGTGGGCGCGGCCCCGATCGGCAAGCTGGGCTGGACCGACGTGGCCCGGTTCGCGGCCCTGGGCATTCCGGCGCTGAACTTCGGCCCGGGCGACCCGAACCTGGCCCACCATCCGGACGAGCACGTCGAGCTGACCAAGATCCGTGACGGCGCGGCCACCCTGCACCGCTGGCTGGCCCCCGCCTGA
- a CDS encoding sugar O-acetyltransferase — protein MTIMRERMLAGELYIADDPEIIADLERAARLTERFNTSSADDPQGRLAALRELLGSLGEDAWVRPPFHCDYGWQTHIGPRSFVNFNAVFLDVARITIGADVQIGPNVQLLTATHPIEPAARRDKWEAAKPITIGDNVWLGGGAVVLAGVTVGENTVVGAGAVVTKDLPPNVVAVGNPARPVRTLEEAT, from the coding sequence GTGACCATCATGAGGGAACGCATGCTCGCCGGCGAGTTGTACATCGCCGACGACCCCGAGATCATCGCCGATCTGGAGCGGGCGGCCCGGCTCACCGAACGCTTCAACACCAGCTCCGCCGACGACCCGCAGGGCCGGCTCGCCGCGCTACGCGAGCTGCTCGGCTCGCTCGGCGAGGACGCCTGGGTACGGCCGCCGTTCCACTGCGACTACGGCTGGCAGACCCACATCGGGCCGCGCAGCTTCGTCAACTTCAACGCGGTCTTCCTCGACGTCGCCCGGATCACCATCGGCGCCGACGTCCAGATCGGACCGAACGTGCAGCTCCTCACGGCCACCCATCCGATCGAGCCGGCGGCCCGGCGGGACAAGTGGGAGGCGGCCAAACCGATCACCATCGGCGACAACGTCTGGCTCGGCGGCGGTGCCGTCGTGCTGGCCGGCGTCACCGTCGGCGAGAACACCGTGGTCGGCGCGGGCGCCGTGGTGACAAAGGACCTGCCGCCCAATGTGGTGGCCGTGGGCAATCCCGCTCGACCGGTACGCACCCTGGAAGAGGCCACCTGA
- a CDS encoding LOG family protein, which produces MSHSSGRQPGRGPRGERHRGAVTLRNRAIPTSTADQRLLDSRGRGDWKTKDAWRALRILSEFVEGFDTLADLPPAVSVFGSARSRPESPECRMAEELGGALARAGYAVITGGGPGVMEAANRGAGEAGGLSVGLGIELPFEQGLNDWVDLAIDFRYFFARKTMFVKYAQAFVVLPGGFGTMDELFEALTLVQTGKVTRFPVVLMGVDYWRGLIDWLRDTMAAEGKIGPSDLELICLTDDVDQAVRHIVEAEAVLSAEQEAIREEAVARVAADQRAAAEAAPEGPAGDEPGSRPTGRG; this is translated from the coding sequence ATGAGCCACAGCAGCGGGCGGCAGCCCGGCCGCGGCCCGCGCGGTGAGCGGCACCGGGGTGCCGTCACACTGCGCAACCGGGCCATCCCGACCAGCACCGCCGACCAGCGGCTGCTGGACTCCCGGGGCCGGGGCGACTGGAAGACCAAGGACGCCTGGCGGGCGCTGCGCATCCTGTCGGAGTTCGTCGAGGGCTTCGACACCCTGGCCGACCTGCCGCCGGCGGTCAGCGTCTTCGGCTCGGCCCGCAGCAGGCCGGAGAGCCCCGAGTGCCGGATGGCCGAGGAACTGGGCGGCGCGCTGGCCCGGGCCGGGTACGCGGTGATCACCGGCGGCGGCCCGGGGGTGATGGAGGCGGCCAACCGGGGCGCCGGCGAGGCGGGCGGGCTCTCCGTCGGGCTCGGCATCGAGCTGCCGTTCGAACAGGGCCTCAACGACTGGGTCGACCTGGCCATCGACTTCCGATACTTCTTCGCCCGCAAGACCATGTTCGTCAAGTACGCGCAGGCGTTCGTCGTGCTGCCCGGTGGCTTCGGCACCATGGACGAGCTGTTCGAGGCGCTGACCCTGGTGCAGACCGGCAAGGTCACCCGCTTCCCGGTGGTGCTGATGGGCGTCGACTACTGGCGGGGCCTGATCGACTGGCTGCGGGACACCATGGCGGCCGAGGGCAAGATCGGCCCGTCCGACCTGGAGCTGATCTGCCTCACCGACGACGTCGACCAGGCGGTCCGGCACATCGTGGAGGCCGAGGCGGTGCTCTCCGCCGAGCAGGAGGCGATCCGCGAGGAGGCGGTCGCCCGGGTCGCCGCCGATCAGCGGGCCGCCGCCGAGGCCGCGCCCGAGGGGCCGGCGGGAGACGAACCCGGGTCGCGCCCGACGGGGCGGGGCTGA
- a CDS encoding LOG family protein → MAAICVFCASSRTLGQRWLDLAAETGAELARRGHTLVSGGGCVGMMGAVTDGARSAGGYTVGVIPQTLVDLEVADLAADELLVTDGMASRKTLMIEKSDAFITLPGGLGTLDELFEVWTTATLALHAKPMVLVDADGFYRPLLDWLRTLADRRFLKPAGLDLLLVADTVPAALDLLDTHLT, encoded by the coding sequence GTGGCCGCGATCTGCGTGTTTTGCGCGTCGTCCCGTACCCTCGGCCAGCGCTGGCTGGACCTGGCGGCCGAGACCGGCGCGGAGCTGGCCCGGCGTGGGCACACCCTGGTCAGCGGCGGCGGCTGCGTCGGCATGATGGGCGCGGTGACGGACGGCGCGCGGTCCGCCGGTGGCTACACCGTCGGGGTGATCCCGCAGACCCTGGTCGACCTGGAGGTCGCCGACCTGGCCGCCGACGAACTGCTGGTCACCGACGGGATGGCCAGCCGCAAGACGCTGATGATCGAGAAGTCGGACGCCTTCATCACCCTGCCCGGCGGGCTCGGCACCCTCGACGAGCTGTTCGAGGTGTGGACCACCGCCACCCTGGCCCTGCACGCCAAGCCCATGGTGCTGGTCGACGCGGACGGCTTCTACCGGCCACTGCTGGACTGGCTGCGCACCCTCGCCGACCGTCGCTTCCTCAAGCCCGCCGGCCTCGATCTCCTCCTGGTCGCCGACACCGTCCCCGCCGCCCTCGACCTCCTCGACACCCACCTCACCTGA